A stretch of Salvelinus sp. IW2-2015 unplaced genomic scaffold, ASM291031v2 Un_scaffold1952, whole genome shotgun sequence DNA encodes these proteins:
- the LOC112072530 gene encoding small ribosomal subunit protein eS6 yields the protein MKLNISFPATGCQKLIEVDDERKLRTFYEKRMATEVAADPLGDEWKGYMVRISGGNDKQGFPMKQGVLTHGRVRLLLAKGHSCYRPRRTGERKRKSVRGCIVDANLSVLNLVIIKKGEKDIPGLTDSTVPRRLGPKRASKIRKLFNLAKEDDVRQYVVRRPLTKEGKKPRTKAPRIQRLVTPRVLQHKRRRIALKKQRTQKNKEEASEYAKLLAKRMKEAKEKRQEQIAKRRRLSSLRASTSKSESSQK from the exons ATGAAG CTGAATATCTCGTTTCCTGCCACTGGCTGTCAGAAGCTCATTGAAGTTGATGATGAGCGCAAGCTGCGAACCTTCTATGAGAAGCGTATGGCCACAGAGGTGGCTGCTGATCCCCTGGGAGATGAGTGGAAG GGCTACATGGTGCGCATCAGCGGAGGCAATGACAAGCAGGGCTTCCCCATGAAGCAGGGTGTGCTGACCCACGGCCGTGTGCGCTTGCTGCTTGCCAAGGGCCATTCCTGTTATCGCCCCCGTAGGACAGGAGAGCGCAAACGCAAGTCTGTCCGTGGCTGCATCGTTGATGCCAACCTCAGTGTGCTGAACTTGGTTATCATCAAGAAAG GTGAGAAGGACATCCCCGGCCTGACCGACAGCACTGTGCCCCGCCGCTTGGGACCCAAGAGGGCCAGCAAGATCCGCAAGCTCTTCAACCTGGCCAAGGAGGACGATGTCAGGCAGTACGTTGTGAGGAGACCACTGACTAAAGAAG GTAAGAAGCCCAGGACCAAGGCTCCCAGGATTCAGAGGCTGGTGACACCCCGTGTGCTCCAGCATAAGCGCCGTCGCATTGCCCTGAAGAAACAGCGCACACAGAAGAACAAGGAGGAGGCTTCCGAATACGCCAAGCTGCTGGCCAAGAGGATGAAG GAGGCTAAGGAGAAGCGCCAGGAACAGATCGCCAAAAGGCGCCGTCTCTCCTCCCTTAGGGCCTCCACATCCAAATCTGAGTCCAGCCAGAAGTGA